A single region of the Bacteroides luhongzhouii genome encodes:
- a CDS encoding BACON domain-containing protein: MKLRYLYLAIGVLCNASLVSCGDSFKEKTEIIACGISTNALTFGVSSTEVQTVDITSEAAWEVAVDQAGGDWLTVSPLEGTGNGTLTIAADKNNGPKRSATLTIAAKGAELRTITVIQDGYKGTIYNYGDFTGLQKTGLVAGINPITIVDNDECEDGKALRIYTRAGEEYEGTNGDRFKVQTTTQFGSGRYEWRIYVPKFGMNDRASIGAFLYFDDGHELDFEICSGTAADRAAHSAGPDDMLCLVTSQANPFFSEFTPIKGDAWHTFVLDLKLENKKYQAEWSVDGKVLKRAQLDYGEEAYFRAISSVENLYGMGDHAATQENYALFDYLEYVPYDYSMKPIIEGQLPPEPEGTTVKWDFEEAGFVPVGWTNNGGTIADGSLNLSNGNNFVYSPEVGAGKYTWEIDVPLVGVGEKWLAGGNIAATNAEERSFSMFVFSGTENDRAACTVPPVPGQMLVRCYTEAMGVYGVPIDPGKHTLTIDLRLNADGAYWAAWIIDGEVAKTFTTWYTPAQFKFGFSMMTFADGGGWQGDKPTSKTYTVKYDYIEYKKYNYDEE, from the coding sequence ATGAAACTAAGATATTTATATTTAGCAATAGGTGTATTATGTAATGCCTCTTTAGTATCATGCGGTGATAGCTTCAAAGAGAAAACAGAGATTATTGCATGCGGAATCTCCACAAATGCTTTAACATTCGGAGTCTCCTCTACTGAAGTTCAGACTGTAGATATTACGTCAGAAGCAGCTTGGGAAGTAGCAGTGGATCAGGCAGGTGGTGATTGGCTTACAGTTTCTCCTTTGGAAGGAACTGGTAATGGTACGCTAACAATTGCTGCTGATAAGAATAACGGCCCAAAACGCAGTGCAACCTTGACCATAGCGGCGAAAGGTGCTGAACTTCGAACCATCACAGTTATTCAGGATGGCTATAAAGGAACCATTTATAATTATGGTGACTTTACTGGATTGCAAAAGACGGGGCTTGTGGCAGGGATCAATCCGATCACTATCGTAGATAATGACGAATGTGAAGATGGAAAAGCGTTAAGAATCTATACCCGGGCAGGTGAAGAGTATGAAGGTACTAATGGGGACCGTTTCAAGGTGCAGACAACAACGCAATTCGGATCAGGTCGTTATGAATGGAGGATATATGTCCCTAAATTCGGAATGAATGACCGGGCTAGTATTGGAGCATTTTTATATTTTGACGATGGGCATGAATTGGATTTTGAAATTTGTTCCGGTACAGCTGCAGACCGTGCAGCACATAGTGCCGGACCAGATGATATGCTGTGCCTTGTGACTAGTCAGGCTAATCCTTTTTTCTCTGAATTCACGCCTATTAAGGGGGATGCTTGGCATACATTTGTTTTGGATTTGAAGCTGGAAAATAAGAAATATCAGGCGGAGTGGTCGGTTGATGGTAAAGTTTTAAAGAGGGCACAATTAGATTATGGTGAAGAGGCTTATTTCCGTGCTATATCTAGTGTCGAGAATCTTTATGGTATGGGCGATCATGCGGCAACTCAAGAAAATTATGCCTTATTTGATTATTTAGAGTATGTTCCTTATGATTACTCAATGAAGCCGATTATTGAAGGTCAGCTTCCTCCCGAACCAGAGGGAACAACAGTGAAGTGGGACTTTGAGGAAGCTGGTTTTGTTCCTGTTGGATGGACTAACAATGGAGGAACGATTGCAGATGGAAGTTTGAATCTATCTAACGGGAATAACTTCGTTTATAGTCCGGAAGTGGGAGCTGGAAAATATACATGGGAAATAGATGTTCCTTTGGTAGGGGTAGGTGAAAAATGGTTGGCAGGTGGTAATATCGCTGCAACTAACGCTGAAGAAAGGTCATTCTCTATGTTTGTTTTCTCGGGTACTGAAAATGATCGTGCGGCTTGTACGGTTCCTCCTGTTCCAGGTCAGATGCTGGTACGTTGTTATACGGAAGCTATGGGAGTTTACGGTGTACCTATTGATCCGGGTAAACATACTTTGACTATTGATCTTAGACTTAATGCAGATGGTGCATATTGGGCGGCATGGATTATAGATGGTGAAGTGGCGAAAACATTTACTACCTGGTATACTCCGGCACAGTTTAAATTTGGATTCTCAATGATGACCTTTGCTGATGGAGGTGGCTGGCAAGGAGATAAGCCTACTTCAAAGACATATACAGTCAAATATGACTATATAGAATATAAGAAGTATAATTATGATGAAGAATAA
- a CDS encoding RagB/SusD family nutrient uptake outer membrane protein, which produces MKTIYRIFKSVGLALIALWMVSCQDLLTEDPKGQLAVTNFFNSKGDLDLALNGMYSKVASDMYANIWAGFESVMGDDISTHPAANKQGLREVDTYNVSDNNTWVTELWGARWRLVKAANFIIDNAGRTPEVSQEEKDAAIGQAYYWRAYSYFYFVMAWGEVPMVVKDEINYNMPLATVPEIYELIVSDLKKAETMVPANYTKEPYARNGVNIAVSQGAVKATLAYVYMAMAGWPLNKGTEYYQLAAAKAKEVIDAAKKGTYYYKLLPDYKQVYSMEYNKNNPEVLLGVYYNLGIDALTNAPLADFLADYAYGGGGWGDTNGEIKFWYDFPEGSRKDASYFPKIILKNETQLRDWWEDPNPEAPRVVVAPCFMKKVETTTGEEFDYTNPKISMNQNGEKTHQIIRLAEVYCWYAEAVGRSKTGSITEAVNLLNEVRNRANGSVVAERDIYKTTMSYDDLAEAAYNEHGWEIAGYYWGNIATRARDMFRMNRIKDHFEYRKLNPEIEVAPGVFRKEAVSVSGTWNDSKMYLPRPFVDSSINPNLKN; this is translated from the coding sequence ATGAAAACAATATATAGAATATTCAAATCTGTCGGACTAGCATTGATCGCACTTTGGATGGTGTCTTGCCAGGATTTACTGACAGAAGATCCTAAAGGGCAATTGGCGGTAACTAATTTCTTCAATTCAAAAGGTGATCTGGACTTGGCTCTGAATGGAATGTATTCCAAAGTTGCGAGTGATATGTATGCAAATATTTGGGCAGGTTTCGAATCAGTGATGGGGGATGATATTTCTACACACCCTGCAGCTAATAAGCAGGGGCTGCGTGAGGTAGATACTTATAATGTTTCGGACAACAACACTTGGGTGACTGAATTGTGGGGTGCTCGTTGGAGATTGGTAAAAGCAGCTAATTTCATTATAGATAATGCCGGACGAACTCCGGAGGTGAGTCAGGAAGAGAAAGATGCGGCCATTGGACAAGCTTATTATTGGCGTGCTTATTCTTATTTTTACTTTGTAATGGCTTGGGGAGAGGTACCTATGGTTGTGAAAGATGAAATCAATTATAACATGCCATTGGCAACCGTTCCTGAAATTTACGAGCTGATTGTATCTGACCTGAAAAAGGCAGAAACAATGGTCCCTGCTAATTATACTAAAGAACCCTACGCAAGAAATGGGGTAAACATTGCTGTTAGTCAAGGAGCTGTAAAAGCAACATTGGCTTATGTGTATATGGCAATGGCGGGATGGCCGTTGAACAAAGGAACAGAATATTATCAACTGGCCGCTGCAAAGGCAAAAGAAGTAATCGATGCTGCGAAGAAAGGTACTTACTACTACAAATTATTACCTGATTACAAGCAAGTATATTCGATGGAGTATAATAAGAATAATCCTGAAGTGTTACTTGGTGTTTATTATAATTTGGGAATAGATGCACTTACCAATGCTCCTTTAGCCGATTTCCTGGCAGACTATGCTTATGGTGGCGGTGGATGGGGAGATACGAACGGAGAAATTAAATTCTGGTATGATTTCCCGGAAGGCTCACGCAAAGATGCATCTTATTTTCCGAAAATAATATTGAAGAATGAAACACAGTTACGTGATTGGTGGGAAGACCCTAATCCGGAAGCGCCACGTGTGGTTGTTGCTCCCTGTTTCATGAAGAAAGTAGAAACGACTACTGGAGAAGAATTCGACTATACGAATCCGAAAATTTCGATGAATCAGAATGGAGAAAAGACGCATCAGATTATTCGCTTGGCAGAAGTATATTGCTGGTATGCCGAAGCCGTAGGTCGTTCAAAAACAGGCAGTATCACGGAAGCTGTCAACTTATTGAATGAGGTACGTAACCGTGCTAATGGATCTGTTGTTGCAGAGCGGGATATCTATAAGACAACCATGTCGTATGATGATCTGGCAGAAGCTGCCTATAATGAACATGGCTGGGAAATAGCCGGATATTATTGGGGAAATATTGCCACTAGAGCGAGGGATATGTTTCGCATGAATCGCATTAAAGATCATTTTGAATACAGAAAATTAAATCCGGAGATTGAAGTGGCTCCTGGAGTCTTTAGGAAAGAAGCTGTTTCCGTATCAGGTACGTGGAATGACAGTAAGATGTATCTTCCCCGTCCTTTTGTAGACTCGTCTATTAATCCGAATTTGAAGAACTGA
- a CDS encoding SusC/RagA family TonB-linked outer membrane protein, with product MDNLRKTLGCLLLFLFAAVTSTYAQVVKQYSGTVTDADSNEPVIGVNVTLKDAQTGTVTDLSGKFSISAPVGSTLLFSYIGYVTKEVKLGTNTSLKITMQEDQNQLSEVVVIGYGVVKKSDITGAVASVSSKQFKDQPVKRVEDILQGRTAGVAVTSVNGLPGGTVKVRVRGTTSLNTSNDPLYVIDGIMSGGLDVNPADIQSIEVLKDASATAIYGSRGANGVVLVTTKKGVEGKVQIYADVAIGVSNILKKYDLLNAYEYATALKEYNGISFADDEMEAYKNGSKGIDWQNLMLQTGISQDYKLGISGGTAKNKYLISANVLNMTAMTITTKYQRAQLRINLDNELTKWLTLSTKINASRTHSHNGGIDIMNFLNYSPTMEMKDPVTGVYNMDPYNSVNGNPYGARVANYGDSYVYALNTNMDLTFKIMKGLTLSVQGAANYSHVPSYSFTSSLAKPGQISGMENASRMNLFWQNTNNVTYNTSFGDHHLTATAVFEASGAEGRNLKLTGSDLANEFVGYWNAKNAKTRDGENGYSAEAIVSGLGRIMYNYKGKYMLTGTFRADGSSKFQKKNKWGYFPSAAVAWDVAKENFMSKQNIVQQLKLRASFGVVGNQSIGAYTTLGMLAPTNYDGYGSDAIHTGYWTGNLATPDVTWESTYQYNIGLDASVLDGRLSFTAEWFRKDTKDLLLRKPAPQYNGGGSFWVNQGEVRNSGVEFTITATPLTDKDIFGWETSLNASYLKNKIIDLAGSDFIVGENYTSIGGGPIQIKKVGYPIGSFYLYEWANFNDQGANLYKHQSNGSLTTNPGADDLVTKGQAEPNWTFGWNNTFTWKNWTLNLFINAALGQDRLNVSRYAMGSMTGVYRFISLSDAYYKSWDKVANKADAVYASHKNSDNRNYPDSDFWLEDASFVKLKNISLTYNIPKKITKVADIQLSVSAQNLFTLTKYTGMDPEVYSESDYGFNGVDMGSYPVPRTFTFGMKLNF from the coding sequence GTCAACGTAACCCTTAAAGACGCACAAACAGGTACCGTAACGGATCTTTCCGGAAAATTCTCGATTAGTGCTCCTGTTGGGTCTACACTATTGTTTTCTTATATCGGATACGTGACTAAAGAGGTTAAACTGGGAACGAATACCAGTTTGAAGATTACAATGCAGGAGGATCAGAACCAATTGAGTGAGGTAGTGGTCATCGGATATGGTGTAGTGAAAAAATCAGATATAACCGGTGCTGTGGCTTCTGTTTCTTCCAAACAATTTAAGGATCAGCCGGTAAAGCGGGTGGAAGATATTCTGCAAGGACGTACTGCAGGTGTGGCAGTGACGAGCGTAAATGGTTTACCTGGTGGTACAGTTAAAGTTCGTGTTCGTGGTACTACTTCTCTTAATACCAGCAATGACCCCCTGTATGTCATCGATGGTATTATGTCTGGTGGACTGGATGTAAATCCAGCTGACATTCAATCTATTGAAGTTCTGAAAGATGCTTCGGCAACAGCTATTTATGGCTCACGCGGCGCTAATGGTGTGGTGTTGGTAACTACTAAAAAAGGGGTGGAAGGTAAAGTGCAGATTTATGCAGATGTGGCTATAGGCGTATCGAACATCCTTAAAAAATATGACTTACTGAATGCTTATGAATATGCGACTGCATTAAAGGAGTATAATGGTATCTCATTTGCAGATGATGAGATGGAAGCCTATAAGAATGGTTCCAAAGGCATTGACTGGCAGAATTTGATGTTGCAGACCGGTATTAGTCAGGACTATAAATTAGGTATTTCGGGTGGAACGGCTAAAAATAAGTATCTTATTTCAGCCAATGTATTGAATATGACAGCCATGACCATCACGACTAAGTATCAACGTGCACAGTTGCGGATAAATTTGGATAATGAACTCACCAAGTGGTTGACACTTTCTACCAAAATTAATGCTTCACGTACTCACAGTCATAACGGGGGCATTGACATTATGAACTTTCTAAACTATTCTCCTACGATGGAAATGAAAGATCCGGTGACGGGCGTTTATAATATGGACCCTTATAATTCAGTAAACGGAAACCCTTATGGTGCCCGTGTGGCAAATTATGGCGATTCATATGTGTATGCTTTGAATACTAATATGGATTTGACTTTCAAAATAATGAAAGGGTTGACATTGTCTGTACAGGGTGCTGCTAATTACTCTCATGTTCCGAGTTACTCTTTCACCTCGTCGTTAGCAAAACCCGGACAAATTAGTGGTATGGAAAATGCGAGCAGGATGAATCTATTCTGGCAGAATACCAATAATGTGACTTATAACACAAGTTTCGGCGATCATCATTTGACTGCAACAGCTGTATTTGAAGCAAGTGGTGCCGAAGGCAGAAATCTAAAGCTAACCGGTAGTGATTTAGCCAATGAATTTGTTGGTTATTGGAATGCAAAAAATGCAAAGACACGCGATGGGGAAAATGGCTATTCCGCAGAAGCTATTGTGTCCGGGCTTGGTCGAATTATGTACAATTACAAAGGGAAGTATATGCTGACAGGTACTTTCCGTGCCGACGGTTCATCTAAGTTTCAGAAGAAGAATAAATGGGGATATTTTCCGTCAGCAGCTGTTGCTTGGGATGTTGCTAAAGAAAACTTTATGAGCAAACAAAACATTGTCCAGCAATTGAAACTAAGAGCCAGTTTTGGTGTTGTTGGTAATCAAAGTATCGGTGCTTACACAACATTAGGTATGTTGGCTCCTACGAATTATGACGGTTATGGTAGCGATGCAATCCATACCGGTTATTGGACTGGAAATCTCGCTACGCCAGATGTAACTTGGGAAAGCACCTATCAGTATAACATAGGTTTGGACGCCAGTGTTTTGGACGGTCGCTTGAGTTTTACAGCCGAATGGTTCCGAAAGGATACTAAGGACTTGTTGCTTCGCAAACCTGCTCCTCAGTATAACGGAGGTGGCTCTTTCTGGGTCAATCAAGGTGAAGTTAGAAACTCTGGTGTTGAATTTACCATCACAGCAACTCCTTTGACTGACAAAGATATATTTGGTTGGGAAACATCGCTGAATGCATCTTATTTAAAGAATAAGATAATCGATCTGGCAGGTAGTGATTTTATCGTTGGGGAGAATTATACAAGTATTGGCGGTGGTCCCATTCAAATTAAAAAAGTAGGGTATCCGATTGGTTCTTTCTATCTTTATGAATGGGCAAATTTTAATGACCAGGGCGCCAACTTATATAAACATCAATCTAATGGAAGTTTGACAACCAATCCGGGTGCTGACGATCTGGTTACTAAAGGGCAAGCCGAGCCTAATTGGACTTTCGGATGGAATAATACATTTACTTGGAAAAATTGGACGCTCAATCTCTTTATCAATGCTGCATTAGGACAAGATAGACTGAATGTAAGCCGCTATGCGATGGGATCTATGACAGGTGTATATCGTTTCATCTCTTTATCTGATGCTTATTACAAAAGTTGGGATAAAGTAGCCAATAAAGCAGATGCTGTGTATGCAAGTCATAAAAATTCAGATAATAGAAACTATCCTGATTCCGATTTCTGGCTTGAAGATGCATCATTTGTGAAACTGAAAAATATAAGCCTTACGTATAATATTCCTAAGAAGATAACGAAAGTAGCCGATATTCAACTGTCGGTCAGTGCTCAAAACCTGTTTACATTAACGAAATACACAGGTATGGACCCAGAAGTGTACAGTGAATCCGATTATGGCTTTAATGGTGTGGATATGGGATCTTATCCTGTTCCAAGAACATTCACTTTTGGTATGAAACTTAACTTTTAA